A stretch of DNA from Hoeflea ulvae:
CGGTGCAGGGTCTGCGTCTCCCGGAGCAGCGAGATGCAGCTTCAGGCGATCGAGCGCCCCATCCCATTTCTCCCCGACCTGGGCCAGGAATGCATTCGCCTGTACCAGCTTCCGCTTCTCGAGACTGTAGAGTGTTTCGCGTCCGGATTTCTCCGACGAGACCAGCTGCGCATCGGCAAGCGTTTTCAAGTGCTTGCTGACGGCCTGCCTTGAGATGTCCATGCCTTCGCACAACACCGAAACAGACAGGGCGCCATCACCATACAGTCTCTCGACAATGGCGATCCGCCGCGGATCTCCAAGCGCGGAAAAGGTCATGGCGAGATCGGTCGCCTGCCCCTGCTGCGACAAAAGACTACTCGACATGGGTTTTGATGTTGTTCATCTGGATCGCCCAGCCTCCCGTATTGTCCCGGAACAGCTGCACACGTCGGGATTCCGGCAGCCGGTCGAAACCGCTTTCGCGAACCGTCAGCCGCGTGCCACCGGTAATATTTTGCAGCGTGAACTCCACCAGCGTCACCTTGTTTTCAAGCTCCGGGTCATCAGGATCGACTGTTTCATCGTATGGCCAGAAAAAACTGAACCTTGTCGGTGCATCGAGGGTCTCGACCCGCGCCCAGAACCGATGCCCTTCAAAACCCGGATAGGTCACTTCGCCGGTCGTGATTTTTCCGGGCAAAAATGGGCCATGCAGCTTGAGTCGGAACCAGGTTCCGAACTCCGTATGATCGGTAAGGGCTTTCCAGACCCTTTCTTTCGGTGCGTCTAGGTCCACCGTCCGTTCGATGCTGTTTGACATGCGCAACTCCTTGGTTGCCTTTTTATGCCATAACCGGGGGAAATACGCAACCCAATGGTTGCATATCCGAACATCCGTAAACGGCAGTCGGTGCGGGACGCGCCTGCCTCACCACTGCGCAACAGCTGAACCTAGCCTG
This window harbors:
- a CDS encoding ArsR/SmtB family transcription factor — protein: MSSSLLSQQGQATDLAMTFSALGDPRRIAIVERLYGDGALSVSVLCEGMDISRQAVSKHLKTLADAQLVSSEKSGRETLYSLEKRKLVQANAFLAQVGEKWDGALDRLKLHLAAPGDADPAPSDIAEAGSDAGRTVRPSGKT
- a CDS encoding SRPBCC family protein, coding for MSNSIERTVDLDAPKERVWKALTDHTEFGTWFRLKLHGPFLPGKITTGEVTYPGFEGHRFWARVETLDAPTRFSFFWPYDETVDPDDPELENKVTLVEFTLQNITGGTRLTVRESGFDRLPESRRVQLFRDNTGGWAIQMNNIKTHVE